The following are from one region of the Mycetohabitans rhizoxinica HKI 454 genome:
- a CDS encoding FKBP-type peptidyl-prolyl cis-trans isomerase — MATVTTASGLQYDDLTKGAGAQAQAGQTVSVHYTGWLIDGQKFDSSKDRNQPFSFALGAGMVIRGWDEGVQGMRVGGVRRLTIPPQLGYGARGAGGVIPPNATLVFEVELLGV; from the coding sequence ATGGCCACTGTAACGACCGCCTCCGGGCTGCAATACGATGATTTGACCAAAGGTGCCGGCGCGCAAGCTCAAGCAGGCCAGACGGTCAGCGTGCACTACACCGGCTGGCTTATCGACGGACAGAAGTTCGATTCCAGCAAGGACCGCAACCAGCCGTTTTCGTTCGCACTGGGCGCCGGCATGGTCATCCGAGGCTGGGACGAAGGCGTGCAGGGAATGCGCGTGGGCGGCGTGCGCCGGCTGACGATCCCGCCGCAATTGGGCTATGGCGCACGCGGCGCAGGCGGTGTCATCCCGCCAAATGCAACGCTCGTGTTCGAGGTGGAGTTGCTCGGCGTCTAA
- a CDS encoding sensor histidine kinase, whose amino-acid sequence MSRSIPASGNFDGEPDDALAARAAYLQTVAALFARDRVLSVASHDLRSPLNGIHSWIYVLESKVGQAEPTIARALAGLRTGVEQQVRIIEDVIDATRAQSKALPLDKMMLDVERIVAHVVQCLDATFARERATAIEVRWPPSRISIVADGARIAQALWAALAYAVDASRPGGAVSMENVFEDGVWRASIRFQPSDALTNPDLPHAFEPFLRGTTPVQGTDGMPLALSVTQRVVLAHGGKSSAASGTDGFTSIALTLPERG is encoded by the coding sequence TTGAGTCGCTCTATTCCTGCATCGGGCAACTTTGACGGTGAGCCCGACGATGCATTGGCCGCCCGCGCGGCCTACCTGCAGACCGTTGCCGCCTTATTTGCGCGCGATCGCGTGTTGTCGGTGGCGTCGCATGACTTGCGCAGTCCGCTCAACGGCATTCACAGTTGGATCTACGTCTTGGAGAGCAAGGTGGGGCAGGCCGAGCCCACCATTGCGCGAGCATTGGCCGGCTTGCGCACGGGCGTGGAGCAGCAGGTACGCATCATCGAAGATGTCATCGATGCTACCCGCGCGCAAAGCAAGGCGCTGCCGCTGGACAAGATGATGCTCGACGTCGAACGTATCGTCGCGCACGTTGTGCAATGTCTGGATGCGACTTTCGCGCGCGAACGCGCCACGGCGATCGAGGTACGTTGGCCGCCGTCGCGTATCTCGATCGTGGCGGACGGCGCGCGCATTGCGCAGGCGCTGTGGGCGGCGTTGGCGTATGCCGTGGACGCATCGCGTCCTGGCGGGGCGGTCAGCATGGAAAACGTCTTTGAGGACGGCGTATGGCGGGCGAGTATCCGGTTCCAGCCGTCCGATGCGCTGACTAACCCGGACTTGCCCCATGCGTTCGAACCATTCCTGCGCGGGACGACACCGGTGCAGGGCACCGACGGGATGCCGCTCGCCCTGTCCGTCACGCAGCGCGTCGTGCTGGCGCACGGCGGCAAATCGAGTGCGGCGAGCGGGACCGATGGTTTCACCTCGATCGCGTTGACGTTGCCCGAGCGCGGATGA
- a CDS encoding metallophosphoesterase, translated as MNEASDRFVAFHPWNDTGRDFVVGDLHGCTDALRYLLAQVRFHGAHDRLFSVGDLVDRGEHPVEALTLLEMPWFFAVKGNHEAVMCDVADGVLPQTVWDSVGGAWARALPAEMLSRYAAHVRRLPLARVVGSGERRFNVLHAEFFGDDLTLDAAQFDERTRARLLWGRQLITGRGDPRVQRGLSHTYCGHTPVPEVRTVGAQTFVDTGAFLPHGVLSIVNVHSGRIHAISTHEALRRGAASLDWPTHG; from the coding sequence ATGAACGAGGCTTCTGACCGTTTTGTCGCGTTCCATCCGTGGAATGACACAGGGCGCGACTTCGTCGTCGGGGATTTGCACGGCTGCACCGATGCGCTGCGCTATCTGTTAGCGCAGGTGAGGTTCCATGGGGCGCACGACCGTCTGTTTTCGGTGGGAGACCTGGTCGATCGTGGGGAGCATCCTGTTGAGGCGCTCACGTTGTTAGAAATGCCATGGTTCTTCGCGGTCAAGGGCAATCACGAGGCGGTGATGTGCGACGTGGCCGACGGCGTGTTGCCACAGACGGTTTGGGACTCGGTAGGCGGTGCGTGGGCGCGCGCGCTGCCGGCCGAGATGCTGAGCCGCTACGCGGCGCACGTCAGGCGCTTGCCGCTGGCGCGTGTCGTAGGCAGCGGCGAGCGGCGCTTCAACGTGCTGCATGCTGAGTTCTTCGGCGACGACCTCACGCTGGATGCCGCGCAATTTGATGAGCGCACGCGCGCGCGCCTACTATGGGGGCGGCAGTTGATCACAGGCCGGGGCGACCCGCGCGTGCAGCGGGGACTATCGCATACTTACTGCGGACATACGCCGGTGCCCGAGGTCCGCACGGTTGGCGCGCAGACGTTCGTCGATACAGGCGCGTTCTTGCCGCATGGTGTGCTGTCGATAGTGAATGTGCATAGCGGCCGCATCCATGCGATCTCGACTCACGAGGCGCTGCGGCGGGGTGCCGCGTCGTTGGACTGGCCCACGCACGGTTAG
- a CDS encoding RES family NAD+ phosphorylase, which translates to MATLQWQPAYRVVPTRLPAINLFDRIASASDFDALYALEAITNDRLRTEVGEIDLVPPEERRFGPGYGPIMAALTHLNPAGSRFSPGTFGVFYCARDARTAIAETRYHTALFLSATHEPPMRQPMRLYTVNAQGSVLDLREQRNALAPTILHPHDYTFGQALGTAARHAGHAGIAYPSVRDPQGECLAAFRTTLLRQCHHAAYLEYNWNGSRIDVVFELTQVG; encoded by the coding sequence ATCGCCACGCTCCAGTGGCAGCCTGCCTACCGGGTCGTGCCAACACGCTTGCCGGCGATCAACCTGTTCGATCGTATCGCATCAGCCAGCGATTTCGACGCGCTGTACGCGCTCGAGGCGATCACCAACGATCGCCTGCGCACTGAAGTCGGCGAAATCGACCTGGTGCCCCCCGAGGAGCGCCGCTTCGGTCCAGGCTACGGTCCGATCATGGCGGCGCTCACCCATCTGAATCCCGCTGGCAGTCGCTTCTCGCCGGGCACATTCGGCGTGTTCTATTGCGCGCGCGACGCACGTACCGCGATCGCCGAAACCCGCTATCACACCGCGTTGTTCCTGTCGGCAACGCATGAGCCGCCGATGCGCCAGCCAATGCGACTCTACACGGTTAACGCGCAAGGCAGCGTGCTGGATCTGCGTGAGCAACGCAATGCCCTCGCGCCGACCATCCTGCATCCGCATGACTACACATTCGGCCAGGCGCTCGGCACAGCCGCCCGCCATGCGGGCCATGCGGGCATCGCGTATCCTTCCGTGCGCGACCCGCAGGGCGAGTGCCTGGCAGCGTTCCGGACCACGCTGCTGCGGCAATGCCACCATGCCGCCTATCTGGAATACAACTGGAACGGCAGCCGCATCGACGTCGTGTTCGAACTGACCCAGGTCGGCTAA
- a CDS encoding MbcA/ParS/Xre antitoxin family protein: MSRPIRVADGAAAPIPPASQPTLAEMSTAGLRAFFNIAHDWQLSVDEQLVLLGSPGRSTFFKWKAAPDAARLSRDTLERLSHLLGIYKALQILLPQPDLADGWVKRPNSAPPFNGKRALDRMLAGNLSDLVAVRQYLDAMRGGWA, translated from the coding sequence ATGAGCCGTCCAATTCGAGTCGCTGACGGGGCCGCCGCGCCGATACCGCCCGCCAGCCAGCCAACGCTGGCCGAAATGTCCACCGCTGGACTGCGTGCGTTCTTCAATATTGCCCATGACTGGCAACTGTCGGTCGATGAACAACTCGTGCTGCTGGGCTCCCCGGGGCGCTCGACGTTCTTCAAGTGGAAGGCCGCGCCCGATGCGGCACGGCTGTCACGCGATACGCTCGAGCGGCTCTCGCATTTGCTCGGCATTTACAAGGCGCTGCAGATCCTGCTGCCGCAGCCGGATCTCGCCGACGGCTGGGTCAAGCGACCCAACAGCGCGCCACCGTTCAACGGCAAGCGCGCGCTGGACCGGATGCTGGCAGGCAATCTCAGCGACCTGGTCGCCGTGCGGCAATACCTTGACGCAATGCGCGGAGGTTGGGCTTGA
- a CDS encoding SDR family NAD(P)-dependent oxidoreductase: MKIDLSGKTAAVSGSTAGIGLAIATGLAAAGALTIVNGRKQDCVDNALRTIRAAVPDAALRGFAADLSYAHGCDAFSATFPDVDILVNNLGVFGPGDIFSTPDEDWHRYFEANIMSGVRLTRSYLKGMMERRWGRVVFISSESALNIPPDMLAYGFSKTGQLSIARGIAKYAAGSGVTVNSVLPGPTLSAGFRAMLEQPAREQGKSVEQAADEFVVTHRGSSILRRAATPEEVANMVVYVCSPQASATTGAALRVDGGVVDTLA, encoded by the coding sequence ATGAAAATCGATCTGTCAGGAAAAACCGCCGCCGTCAGCGGCTCGACCGCCGGCATTGGACTCGCGATCGCGACAGGTTTGGCCGCAGCCGGCGCGCTCACGATCGTCAACGGCCGCAAGCAGGATTGCGTAGACAACGCATTGCGCACGATCCGCGCAGCCGTGCCGGACGCCGCGCTGCGCGGCTTCGCCGCGGACCTGTCGTATGCACACGGTTGTGATGCGTTCAGCGCCACGTTTCCCGACGTCGACATCCTGGTGAATAACCTTGGCGTGTTCGGGCCCGGTGACATCTTCTCGACGCCCGACGAGGATTGGCACCGCTATTTCGAAGCGAACATCATGTCCGGCGTGCGGCTGACACGCAGCTACTTGAAAGGCATGATGGAGCGCCGCTGGGGGCGTGTGGTGTTCATCTCATCGGAGTCGGCGCTCAACATCCCACCAGACATGCTTGCATACGGCTTCTCCAAGACGGGGCAGTTGTCGATCGCGCGCGGCATCGCGAAATACGCAGCCGGCAGCGGCGTCACCGTCAATTCCGTACTACCGGGGCCAACGCTGTCGGCGGGCTTTCGGGCGATGCTCGAACAACCGGCGCGTGAACAAGGTAAAAGCGTCGAGCAAGCCGCCGACGAATTCGTCGTGACCCATCGCGGCAGCTCGATCCTGCGTCGTGCGGCCACGCCCGAGGAAGTCGCGAACATGGTCGTGTACGTGTGCTCGCCGCAAGCCAGCGCCACAACCGGTGCCGCATTGCGCGTGGACGGTGGTGTGGTCGATACGCTCGCATAA
- a CDS encoding HU family DNA-binding protein: protein MATKKPTTKTSAKPVAKKAAATKAPAKKAPAKKAPAKKVAVANGVAAPIKETFTKASLSAHIAERAQVEPKAAKAVLAALEQTVLGAVHKKGVGEFTLPGLLKITVQAVPAKKRRFGKDPFTGEERWFDAKPATVRIKTRALKKLKDAAA from the coding sequence ATGGCCACAAAAAAACCGACGACGAAAACCTCTGCAAAACCTGTAGCGAAAAAAGCTGCTGCGACAAAGGCCCCTGCCAAAAAGGCCCCTGCAAAGAAAGCCCCTGCGAAAAAGGTGGCTGTCGCCAACGGCGTCGCTGCCCCGATCAAGGAGACTTTCACGAAGGCCAGCCTCAGCGCCCATATCGCCGAACGCGCACAAGTCGAGCCCAAGGCCGCTAAGGCCGTGCTCGCCGCGCTGGAGCAGACGGTCCTCGGCGCCGTGCACAAAAAGGGCGTGGGCGAGTTCACGCTGCCCGGCCTGCTGAAAATCACGGTGCAAGCCGTGCCGGCCAAGAAGCGCCGTTTCGGCAAGGATCCGTTTACCGGCGAGGAACGCTGGTTTGATGCAAAGCCGGCCACGGTTCGCATCAAGACACGTGCGCTGAAGAAGCTCAAGGACGCTGCAGCGTAA
- a CDS encoding phosphatase PAP2 family protein, whose amino-acid sequence MPDLAPTTWALITAFGGAGVMLPVAAAIALWLGVSHTWRSALAWSGLLGAGIALVLVTKVAFLGWGIGIRSLDFTGISGHSMLATAVLPAAAFLSTRGAPVMLRLVVLAAGLIAGAAIGVSRVVLDAHSVSEVVAGCALGAAVSLGWIAWAAQHEPNPAARVSRWVVAASLIGLALSLHSYHAPTHRWVTRIALQLSGHERPFVRARWKAYRPPISSQALDVQLINMQPRS is encoded by the coding sequence ATGCCAGACCTTGCGCCGACCACCTGGGCCCTCATTACCGCGTTTGGCGGGGCGGGCGTCATGCTGCCCGTCGCCGCGGCCATCGCGCTGTGGCTCGGCGTGAGCCATACCTGGCGCAGCGCGCTCGCGTGGTCCGGCCTTCTCGGCGCCGGTATCGCGCTCGTGCTGGTCACCAAGGTGGCCTTCCTCGGCTGGGGCATTGGTATACGCTCACTGGATTTCACCGGCATCAGCGGCCATTCGATGCTGGCGACCGCGGTACTGCCGGCCGCAGCGTTCCTAAGCACGCGCGGCGCACCGGTCATGCTGCGACTGGTGGTGCTGGCCGCGGGCCTCATCGCGGGTGCCGCCATCGGCGTATCGCGAGTCGTGCTGGATGCCCATTCGGTATCCGAAGTAGTTGCCGGCTGCGCGCTTGGCGCGGCTGTGTCGCTGGGCTGGATCGCATGGGCAGCACAGCATGAGCCTAACCCGGCCGCGCGCGTGTCGCGCTGGGTCGTAGCCGCGAGCCTGATCGGGCTCGCCCTATCGCTGCACAGCTATCATGCACCGACTCACCGGTGGGTCACACGGATCGCACTTCAACTGTCCGGCCACGAGCGGCCATTCGTGCGAGCACGCTGGAAAGCCTACCGGCCACCGATATCGAGCCAGGCGCTTGACGTGCAGCTGATCAACATGCAGCCGCGCTCATAG
- a CDS encoding MFS transporter, with translation MSTLDKQTAAAAGNSGGATLSATTTRAGATVFSVLSAISVSHLLNDMIQSLILAIYPMLKANFQLSFGQIGLITLTYQVTASLLQPLVGLYTDKHPKPFSLPIGMGFTLCGLLLMSVAGTFPMLLLAASLVGCGSSVFHPESSRVARMASGGRHGLAQSLFQVGGNFGTSLGPLLAAWIIIPHGQPSIAWFSLAALVGIVILFNVGRWYRSHPSTKKSRSSTAHVALARSRIATAIGVLMLLIFSKYFYLASINSYLTFYLIDKFHLSVQSAQVHLFIFLASVAAGTVIGGPIGDRIGRKYVIWASILGVAPFTLALPYANLFWSSVLLVIIGVVIASAFSAILVYAQELVPGKVGMIAGLFFGFAFGMGGVGAAVLGWLADTTSVRFVYHVCAFLPLIGIVTILLPNLERPRAGQSA, from the coding sequence ATGTCCACGCTCGACAAACAGACCGCGGCCGCCGCAGGTAATTCCGGTGGCGCTACACTCAGCGCCACCACCACGCGGGCTGGCGCAACCGTGTTCTCGGTGCTCAGCGCAATCAGCGTCTCGCACCTGCTCAACGACATGATTCAGTCGTTGATCCTGGCAATCTATCCGATGCTCAAGGCCAACTTCCAATTGAGCTTTGGCCAGATCGGGCTGATCACGCTGACCTATCAGGTCACGGCCTCGCTGCTGCAGCCGCTCGTGGGCCTGTACACCGACAAGCACCCGAAACCGTTCTCGCTGCCCATCGGCATGGGTTTCACATTGTGTGGATTGCTCCTGATGTCCGTGGCCGGCACTTTCCCGATGCTGTTGCTGGCCGCATCGCTCGTCGGTTGCGGCTCGTCGGTGTTCCATCCCGAGTCCTCGCGCGTCGCACGCATGGCCTCTGGCGGCCGTCACGGACTCGCGCAGTCGCTGTTTCAGGTCGGCGGCAACTTCGGCACCTCGCTCGGACCGTTGTTGGCCGCTTGGATCATCATCCCGCACGGACAGCCGAGCATCGCCTGGTTCTCGCTCGCGGCGCTGGTCGGCATCGTGATCCTGTTCAATGTCGGACGCTGGTACCGTAGCCATCCGTCCACGAAAAAGTCCCGCTCCAGCACGGCCCACGTGGCGTTGGCGCGCTCGCGCATCGCCACCGCCATCGGTGTGCTCATGCTGTTGATATTCTCGAAATACTTCTACTTGGCCAGCATCAACAGTTACCTCACCTTTTACCTGATCGACAAATTCCACCTGTCAGTGCAATCGGCACAGGTTCATTTGTTCATCTTCCTCGCGTCAGTCGCCGCCGGCACGGTGATCGGCGGCCCCATCGGTGACCGGATCGGTCGCAAGTATGTGATATGGGCATCGATTCTCGGCGTCGCCCCCTTCACATTGGCGCTGCCATACGCCAACCTGTTCTGGTCCAGCGTGCTGCTGGTCATCATCGGCGTGGTGATCGCATCGGCCTTCTCCGCGATCCTCGTGTATGCACAGGAGCTGGTCCCCGGCAAGGTGGGCATGATCGCCGGCCTGTTCTTCGGCTTTGCGTTCGGCATGGGCGGCGTGGGCGCCGCCGTGCTCGGCTGGCTGGCCGACACCACCAGTGTGCGGTTCGTCTACCACGTGTGTGCGTTCCTGCCGTTGATCGGCATCGTCACCATCCTGCTGCCGAACCTGGAGCGTCCGCGCGCCGGCCAGTCGGCATGA
- a CDS encoding DUF3563 family protein, whose protein sequence is MLTYLMMALSNWFENAERRRREAYLAQSADIFELERRIRALENHGYRSF, encoded by the coding sequence ATGCTGACCTATCTGATGATGGCCTTGTCGAACTGGTTCGAAAACGCCGAGCGCCGTCGTCGCGAAGCTTATTTGGCGCAGTCGGCCGATATCTTCGAACTCGAGCGGCGCATTCGTGCGCTGGAAAACCACGGTTACCGCTCGTTCTAA
- a CDS encoding 23S rRNA (adenine(2030)-N(6))-methyltransferase RlmJ — protein sequence MLSYRHAFHAGNHADVLKHCVVVHLLRYLAQKDKAFWYIDTHAGAGAYALHEGYAQKRLEFETGIARLWKRSDLPAPLADYVDAVRALNPDGELRFYPGSPYLAWQRLREQDRMRLFEMHTTEIDVLRSNFRDAGRRAIIAGGDGFEAIKALLPPPPRRALTLIDPSYEDKRDYARTLGCVQECLKRFETGVYAIWYPQVTRLEAQRFPAQLKRLRQDRWLHVALSVGAVPKDGLGLYGSGMFVLNPPYTLAAALHETLPWLVDALGVDRQARFVLEVSDD from the coding sequence ATGCTCAGCTACCGTCACGCCTTTCACGCCGGCAATCATGCCGACGTACTCAAGCATTGCGTCGTCGTGCACCTTCTGCGCTATCTTGCGCAGAAAGACAAGGCGTTCTGGTATATCGACACGCACGCGGGCGCCGGCGCATACGCGCTGCACGAAGGTTACGCGCAGAAGCGGCTCGAATTCGAGACAGGTATTGCGCGGTTGTGGAAACGCTCCGATCTGCCGGCGCCGCTGGCCGATTATGTGGATGCCGTGCGCGCATTGAATCCGGATGGCGAACTGCGTTTCTACCCCGGCTCCCCCTATCTCGCTTGGCAGAGGCTGCGCGAGCAGGACCGGATGCGGCTGTTCGAGATGCATACGACAGAGATCGACGTGCTACGCAGCAATTTTCGCGATGCCGGGCGGCGCGCGATCATCGCCGGCGGTGACGGCTTCGAGGCAATCAAGGCACTGCTGCCGCCTCCGCCACGGCGCGCCTTGACACTGATCGATCCTTCCTACGAGGACAAGCGCGACTACGCGCGCACCCTAGGTTGCGTCCAAGAGTGCCTGAAGCGCTTTGAGACGGGCGTCTATGCGATCTGGTACCCGCAGGTCACGCGGCTCGAAGCGCAACGCTTTCCCGCGCAACTCAAGCGCTTGCGGCAAGACCGTTGGTTGCATGTGGCACTGAGCGTCGGCGCGGTACCGAAAGACGGTCTGGGACTGTACGGCAGCGGCATGTTCGTGCTCAATCCGCCGTATACGCTGGCTGCGGCGCTGCACGAAACCCTGCCCTGGCTTGTCGACGCACTGGGCGTTGACCGGCAAGCCCGCTTCGTACTGGAGGTAAGCGACGACTGA
- a CDS encoding amino acid aminotransferase, with protein MSLFSAVELAPRDPILGLNEAFNADIRPTKVNLGVGVYTNEEGKIPLLRAVREAERARLEQALPRGYLPIDGIAAYDTAVQKLLLGNDSPLIAEGRVITVQALGGTGALKIGADFLKRIEPNAKVAISDPSWENHRALFESAGFEVVAYPYYDPATHGVKFDALLAALSSYPAGTIVVLHACCHNPTGVDLDEAQWRQIVDVVKARELVPFLDMAYQGFAQGIDEDGAAVRLFASAGIDVFVSSSFSKSFSLYGERVGALTVITRSGEESARVLSQLKRVIRTNYSNPPTHGGAIVAAVLGNPEWRALWEQELGQMRERIRAMRGGLVQKLKDAGVQRDFEFVNRQRGMFSYSGLNAAQVERLREEFGIYAVNTGRICVAALNTRNLDVVANAIAQVLK; from the coding sequence ATGTCTCTTTTCTCCGCCGTCGAACTCGCGCCGCGCGACCCGATCCTGGGCTTGAATGAAGCTTTCAATGCCGATATCCGTCCAACAAAGGTCAACCTGGGCGTGGGCGTCTACACGAACGAGGAAGGCAAGATTCCGCTGCTGCGCGCGGTGCGCGAGGCTGAACGGGCCCGGCTGGAGCAAGCGTTGCCGCGCGGCTATCTGCCGATCGACGGAATCGCCGCATACGACACGGCCGTGCAAAAACTGTTGTTGGGTAACGACTCGCCGCTCATCGCTGAGGGCCGCGTCATTACCGTGCAAGCGCTTGGCGGAACCGGTGCGCTGAAAATCGGCGCGGATTTCCTCAAGCGCATCGAGCCGAATGCGAAGGTGGCGATTAGTGACCCGAGTTGGGAAAATCATCGCGCACTGTTTGAAAGCGCCGGCTTCGAAGTCGTGGCCTATCCATACTACGACCCGGCGACTCACGGTGTGAAATTCGATGCGTTGCTCGCCGCGCTGAGCAGCTATCCGGCCGGCACGATCGTGGTGCTGCACGCCTGCTGCCACAACCCGACAGGTGTCGATCTGGACGAGGCGCAGTGGCGGCAGATCGTTGACGTGGTCAAGGCACGTGAATTGGTGCCGTTCCTGGATATGGCTTACCAGGGCTTCGCGCAGGGCATCGACGAAGATGGCGCAGCGGTACGCCTGTTCGCGTCGGCGGGTATCGACGTATTCGTCTCCTCGTCGTTCTCCAAGTCGTTCTCCCTGTACGGCGAGCGGGTCGGCGCGCTGACGGTCATCACGCGTAGCGGCGAGGAAAGCGCGCGCGTGCTATCGCAATTAAAGCGTGTGATCCGCACCAACTATTCGAATCCGCCGACACATGGCGGCGCGATCGTGGCGGCGGTGCTCGGCAATCCCGAATGGCGCGCCCTCTGGGAACAAGAGCTTGGCCAGATGCGCGAGCGCATCCGCGCGATGCGCGGCGGCCTGGTACAAAAGCTCAAGGACGCCGGCGTGCAGCGCGATTTCGAATTCGTCAACCGGCAGCGCGGCATGTTCTCGTATTCAGGACTCAACGCCGCGCAAGTCGAGCGTCTGCGCGAGGAGTTCGGTATTTATGCGGTCAACACCGGACGTATCTGTGTGGCCGCGCTCAATACGCGCAACCTTGACGTGGTGGCCAACGCAATCGCGCAAGTATTGAAGTAA
- the uvrB gene encoding excinuclease ABC subunit UvrB translates to MSALHTENDHALDESKFVVFDGSPYQLYQPFPPAGDQPEAIRQLVEGIQDGLAFQTLLGVTGSGKTFTMANVIARLGRPAIVFAPNKTLAAQLYSEFREFFPRNAVEYFVSYYDYYQPEAYVPQRDLFIEKDSSVNEHIEQMRLSATKSLLERRDVVIVATVSAIYGIGNPSEYHQMILTLRDGDRVGQRDIIARLIAMQYMRNDVDFQRGTFRVRGDTIDVFPAEHAEMAVRVELFDDEVESLHLFDPLTGRVRQRIPRFTVYPSSHYVTPRDTVLRAVETIKEELRERLAFFHQEGKLVEAQRLEQRTRFDLEMLQELGFCKGIENYSRHFSGAAPGEPPPTLCDYLPADSLMFLDESHVLIGQLNAMYNGDRARKENLVEYGFRLPSALDNRPLKFHEFERKMRQAVFVSATPAGYEQRNAGQVVEQVVRPTGLVDPQIEVRPAISQVDDVLSEINQRVAAGERVLVTVLTKRMAEQLTEFLADHGVKVRYLHSDIDTVERVEIIRDLRLGTFDVLVGINLLREGLDIPEVSLVAILDADKEGFLRAERSLIQTIGRAARNVNGYAILYGDTITDSMRRALDETERRRRKQIQYNERNGIVPRGVVKRIKDIIDGVYDVDDARAELRAQQERAKIEDMSDKQLAKEIKKLEKQMLDYAKNLEFEKAAQTRDQLARFKQRAFGASVGDHVPELR, encoded by the coding sequence ATGTCCGCATTGCACACCGAGAACGATCACGCGCTCGACGAGAGCAAATTCGTTGTCTTCGATGGATCGCCCTACCAGCTGTACCAGCCGTTTCCACCGGCAGGTGACCAGCCGGAGGCCATTCGCCAGTTGGTCGAGGGTATCCAGGACGGCCTCGCGTTCCAGACGCTGCTCGGCGTGACCGGCTCCGGCAAAACGTTCACGATGGCCAACGTGATCGCCCGGCTCGGCCGCCCGGCGATCGTATTCGCCCCGAACAAGACGCTGGCCGCGCAGCTGTATTCCGAGTTCCGTGAGTTTTTTCCGCGCAACGCGGTCGAATATTTCGTGTCGTATTACGACTACTACCAGCCCGAAGCGTACGTGCCGCAGCGCGACCTATTTATTGAAAAGGACTCATCGGTCAACGAGCACATCGAGCAGATGCGGTTGTCGGCTACCAAGAGCCTGCTGGAACGACGTGATGTTGTGATCGTCGCGACGGTCTCGGCGATCTACGGGATCGGCAATCCGTCGGAATACCACCAGATGATCCTCACGCTGCGCGACGGTGACCGCGTCGGCCAACGCGACATCATCGCCCGGCTGATTGCCATGCAGTACATGCGCAACGATGTCGATTTCCAGCGTGGCACATTCCGCGTGCGGGGCGACACCATTGACGTGTTCCCGGCCGAGCATGCCGAAATGGCGGTGCGCGTCGAGTTGTTCGATGACGAAGTCGAATCGTTGCATTTGTTCGACCCGCTGACCGGGCGGGTGCGGCAACGTATCCCGCGCTTCACCGTCTACCCGTCGTCGCATTACGTAACGCCCCGCGATACGGTGTTGCGAGCGGTTGAGACGATCAAGGAGGAGTTGCGCGAGCGGCTCGCGTTTTTCCACCAGGAAGGCAAGCTTGTCGAGGCGCAGCGGCTCGAGCAGCGCACCCGGTTTGATCTTGAGATGCTTCAGGAGCTGGGTTTCTGCAAGGGCATCGAGAACTATTCGCGGCATTTCTCGGGTGCCGCGCCTGGCGAGCCCCCGCCAACGCTGTGCGACTATCTGCCGGCCGATTCGCTGATGTTTTTGGACGAGTCGCATGTGCTGATCGGCCAGCTCAACGCTATGTACAACGGGGACCGGGCCCGCAAGGAAAACCTGGTCGAGTACGGGTTCCGGCTACCGTCCGCGCTGGACAACCGCCCACTGAAGTTTCATGAATTCGAGCGCAAGATGCGCCAGGCGGTGTTCGTGTCGGCGACGCCGGCCGGCTACGAGCAGCGCAACGCGGGCCAGGTCGTCGAGCAGGTGGTGCGGCCCACCGGGCTAGTGGATCCGCAGATCGAGGTCCGTCCCGCCATTTCTCAAGTCGATGATGTGCTGTCGGAAATTAATCAGCGCGTGGCGGCTGGCGAACGGGTGCTGGTCACCGTGCTAACCAAGCGCATGGCTGAGCAACTGACCGAGTTTCTTGCCGACCACGGCGTGAAGGTACGCTACTTGCATAGCGACATCGATACGGTCGAGCGGGTGGAGATCATCCGCGACCTGCGGCTGGGCACCTTTGACGTGTTGGTCGGCATCAATCTGCTGCGCGAAGGGCTCGATATCCCGGAGGTGTCGCTCGTGGCGATCCTGGACGCGGACAAGGAGGGGTTCCTGCGCGCCGAGCGCTCGCTGATCCAGACGATCGGACGGGCCGCACGCAACGTCAACGGTTACGCGATCCTGTATGGCGACACGATCACCGACTCGATGCGGCGCGCGCTCGACGAGACCGAGCGGCGCCGTCGTAAGCAGATCCAATACAACGAGCGCAACGGCATCGTGCCGCGTGGCGTCGTCAAGCGAATCAAGGACATCATCGACGGCGTCTACGACGTGGACGACGCGCGCGCTGAACTGCGCGCGCAGCAGGAGCGCGCGAAGATCGAGGACATGTCGGACAAGCAGCTCGCGAAGGAAATCAAAAAGCTCGAAAAGCAAATGCTGGACTACGCCAAGAACCTCGAGTTCGAGAAGGCGGCGCAGACCCGCGACCAATTGGCGCGGTTCAAGCAACGCGCGTTCGGCGCGAGCGTCGGCGACCACGTGCCGGAGCTGCGCTAG